One part of the Streptomyces sp. NBC_00286 genome encodes these proteins:
- a CDS encoding CGNR zinc finger domain-containing protein — protein sequence MPAGFPDFRLGSVLATSFTATLTERQGDAVERIPTPQRLVDWLAVNGLAVDSCTTAQLDLARELRESIHAAATAAAIQDALPASAVHIINDCSIQGRAAAILTPEGKRRWRLSSASRVEDALSVIAADAISIIAGERDGKLALCASPTCKAAFFDTSQSRTRKWCDMNTCGNRQKKARFNAKQRKPSRSAD from the coding sequence ATGCCTGCTGGGTTCCCCGACTTTCGCCTCGGTAGCGTGCTGGCGACCAGCTTCACGGCGACCTTGACGGAGCGTCAGGGCGACGCTGTGGAGCGCATTCCCACGCCGCAGCGACTCGTCGACTGGCTGGCAGTGAACGGCCTCGCCGTGGACTCCTGCACCACCGCCCAGCTCGACCTCGCTCGGGAACTGAGGGAGTCGATTCATGCCGCCGCGACAGCCGCCGCGATCCAGGACGCTCTCCCTGCGTCTGCCGTCCACATCATCAACGACTGCAGCATTCAGGGCCGGGCCGCGGCGATCCTGACGCCCGAGGGCAAGCGGCGATGGCGGCTCAGCTCGGCTTCCCGCGTGGAAGACGCCCTCAGCGTGATCGCCGCCGACGCCATCAGCATCATCGCAGGCGAACGAGACGGAAAACTGGCCTTGTGCGCGTCACCAACCTGCAAGGCCGCCTTCTTCGACACCAGCCAAAGCCGCACCCGGAAATGGTGCGACATGAACACGTGCGGAAATCGTCAGAAGAAAGCGCGCTTCAATGCCAAGCAGCGCAAACCCTCCAGATCAGCGGACTGA
- a CDS encoding epoxide hydrolase family protein, translating into MPRPTSDVQAFEAHATDADLDDLRARLAAARLPEAETVYRAAPDPRRWDQGVPLADLVDVVNYWRTGYNWRSFEERLNRIGQFRTTIDDLGIHFLHRRSPRADATPLILTHGWPGSIAEFIDVVDELADPKDTDALAFHVVVPSLPGFGYSDKPATTGWGTEKIAAAWVELMGRLGYHKFAAHGGDWGGNITTVLGGRFPTHVLGIHTTFAEGPPGLTTDGLTAVERKWTQETREFYEGPHGAYAKQQATRPQTIGYSLVDSPVGLLAWILDKFAEWSDTEDSPFETISRDRVLDNVTLYWLTRTGASAARIYYESHNSLDPELRVDVPSAITMYPRDIEKCPRPWAQERYRQIVRWKSPEKGGHFPSLEVPEYFVKDLQEGLAAVLTANQ; encoded by the coding sequence ATGCCCCGCCCAACCAGCGACGTGCAAGCATTCGAAGCCCACGCCACTGACGCTGACCTCGACGATCTGCGCGCGCGACTGGCCGCGGCGCGGCTACCGGAGGCCGAGACGGTCTATCGCGCCGCACCCGACCCTCGCCGATGGGACCAGGGCGTCCCTCTCGCCGACCTCGTCGATGTCGTGAACTACTGGCGCACCGGGTACAACTGGCGATCCTTCGAAGAGCGCCTGAACCGGATCGGCCAGTTCCGCACGACCATTGACGATCTGGGAATCCACTTCCTGCACCGTCGATCCCCGCGCGCAGACGCCACTCCTCTGATCCTGACGCACGGATGGCCAGGCAGCATTGCCGAGTTCATCGACGTAGTGGACGAGCTGGCAGATCCGAAAGACACAGACGCGCTGGCGTTCCACGTCGTGGTCCCGTCGCTACCCGGCTTTGGTTACAGCGACAAACCGGCCACCACCGGGTGGGGAACCGAAAAGATCGCGGCCGCATGGGTGGAACTCATGGGAAGGCTCGGCTACCACAAGTTCGCAGCCCACGGCGGCGACTGGGGAGGCAATATCACCACGGTCCTCGGCGGCAGGTTCCCGACGCACGTGCTCGGCATCCACACAACGTTCGCAGAGGGACCGCCCGGGCTGACCACGGACGGGCTGACGGCGGTCGAGCGCAAATGGACCCAGGAAACCCGCGAATTCTACGAGGGGCCCCACGGGGCGTACGCGAAGCAGCAGGCGACCCGACCGCAGACCATCGGCTACTCGCTCGTCGACTCTCCGGTCGGGCTTCTTGCCTGGATCCTCGACAAGTTCGCCGAGTGGTCGGACACCGAAGACAGCCCGTTCGAGACGATTTCCAGAGACCGCGTTCTCGACAACGTCACCCTGTACTGGCTGACCCGGACCGGCGCATCGGCGGCCCGCATCTACTACGAAAGCCATAACTCACTCGACCCAGAACTTCGGGTCGACGTCCCGTCAGCAATCACTATGTATCCCCGCGACATCGAGAAGTGTCCGCGTCCCTGGGCACAGGAACGGTACCGACAGATCGTCCGATGGAAGTCGCCCGAGAAAGGAGGACACTTCCCGTCGCTGGAGGTTCCCGAGTATTTCGTCAAGGATCTACAAGAGGGCCTCGCGGCAGTACTGACCGCCAATCAGTGA
- a CDS encoding PadR family transcriptional regulator, translated as MSTDPSLTTTSYGILGLLAIRPWSTYELARGMDRNLGRIWPRAQSKLYEEPKKLVRHGLAEATKEAVGRRPRTVYAITAEGRLALADWLREPGAGPVLESEQLLKVFFADSGTTADALANLRAARAWAEERNQENLSAARAYVAGQAQFQERAAQTQLVGRFLTDYYRLVATWADWATALVQQWPDNPADAAPDPTEMAETLRRANWNAPPNG; from the coding sequence ATGTCAACCGACCCTTCACTCACCACCACGTCCTACGGAATCCTCGGGCTGCTCGCGATCCGGCCCTGGAGCACGTACGAACTCGCCCGGGGGATGGACCGTAACCTGGGCCGTATCTGGCCCCGCGCCCAGAGCAAGCTCTACGAGGAACCGAAGAAGCTCGTCCGCCATGGCCTGGCCGAAGCGACCAAGGAAGCCGTCGGGCGCCGGCCGCGCACCGTCTACGCCATCACCGCCGAGGGGCGGCTCGCGCTGGCCGACTGGCTCCGGGAACCGGGTGCCGGGCCGGTGCTGGAGTCCGAACAGCTGCTGAAGGTGTTCTTCGCCGACTCCGGTACCACCGCCGACGCACTGGCCAACCTCCGCGCGGCCCGGGCCTGGGCCGAGGAACGCAATCAGGAGAACCTGTCCGCCGCCCGCGCCTACGTCGCCGGTCAGGCCCAGTTCCAGGAACGAGCTGCTCAGACCCAGCTCGTCGGCCGCTTCCTGACCGACTACTACCGGCTCGTCGCCACCTGGGCCGACTGGGCCACCGCCCTTGTCCAGCAGTGGCCCGACAACCCCGCAGACGCCGCCCCCGACCCCACCGAGATGGCCGAGACTCTTCGGCGAGCGAACTGGAACGCCCCGCCCAATGGATGA
- a CDS encoding class I SAM-dependent methyltransferase, whose amino-acid sequence MTNTLQIDPSNAEQARAWDGEEGTYWAEHADQFDLALRGYRARFFAAADISPTDQVLDIDCGTGETTREAARRASRGRALGVDLSAAMLRVARQRAATQGLPNADFAQADAQVHPFPTAAFDVAVSRTGTMFFADPVAAFRNISRTLRPGGRFVQLVWQPPARNEWFLAFTQALAAGRPLPAPSHDAPGPFSLAEPERVRALLAAAGFTGTIEALEAPMHFGADPDQAYRFVTGLLGWMLDGLDGARRERALAELKATLKAHQEPQGVVYPSATWLITATLR is encoded by the coding sequence ATGACCAACACACTTCAGATCGACCCGTCCAACGCTGAGCAGGCACGGGCATGGGACGGGGAGGAAGGTACCTACTGGGCGGAGCACGCCGATCAGTTCGACCTCGCGCTGCGCGGCTATCGCGCGCGCTTCTTCGCCGCAGCCGACATCTCCCCCACGGACCAGGTGCTGGACATCGACTGCGGCACCGGCGAGACCACCCGCGAGGCCGCGCGGCGGGCAAGCCGCGGCCGAGCCCTGGGCGTGGACCTGTCGGCCGCAATGCTCCGGGTGGCGCGACAGCGAGCGGCAACGCAGGGACTGCCCAACGCCGACTTCGCCCAGGCCGACGCCCAGGTGCATCCCTTCCCCACCGCGGCGTTCGACGTGGCTGTCAGCCGCACCGGGACGATGTTCTTCGCCGACCCGGTTGCCGCGTTCCGCAACATCAGCCGCACGTTGCGCCCCGGCGGACGCTTCGTACAACTGGTCTGGCAGCCGCCTGCGCGCAACGAATGGTTCCTCGCGTTCACGCAGGCGCTGGCCGCCGGACGGCCGTTGCCCGCTCCTTCGCACGACGCGCCCGGCCCCTTCTCACTGGCTGAGCCCGAACGGGTGCGCGCCCTGCTGGCCGCGGCCGGATTCACCGGCACGATCGAGGCACTCGAGGCCCCGATGCACTTCGGGGCCGACCCTGACCAGGCGTACCGGTTCGTCACCGGCCTCCTCGGATGGATGCTCGACGGCCTCGACGGCGCCCGCCGCGAGCGTGCGCTGGCCGAATTGAAAGCCACGCTCAAGGCCCATCAAGAACCACAGGGCGTCGTGTACCCCTCGGCGACCTGGCTCATCACCGCCACGCTCAGGTGA
- a CDS encoding ArsR/SmtB family transcription factor: MSVPLYQAKAEFFRMLGHPVRIRVLELLQDGPRPVRELRAAIEVEPSSLSQQLAVLRRSGIVASAREGSTVVYELAGGDVADLMMAARRILTEMLAGQGELLAELREAEVAAR, encoded by the coding sequence GTGTCCGTTCCGCTGTACCAGGCCAAGGCCGAGTTCTTCCGGATGCTGGGGCATCCCGTACGGATAAGGGTGCTGGAGCTGCTGCAGGACGGGCCGAGGCCGGTACGGGAGCTGCGAGCCGCGATCGAGGTGGAGCCCTCCAGCCTGTCGCAGCAGCTGGCGGTGCTGCGCCGCTCGGGGATCGTCGCCTCCGCTCGCGAGGGCTCGACCGTCGTCTACGAGCTGGCCGGCGGGGACGTGGCCGACCTGATGATGGCCGCGCGGCGGATCCTGACCGAGATGCTGGCCGGACAGGGCGAACTCCTCGCCGAGTTGCGGGAAGCCGAGGTCGCCGCCCGATGA
- a CDS encoding SulP family inorganic anion transporter encodes MISQISRVWARIAGLLPARADLTEMRRAPRRDLLAGLTVAVVALPLALGFGVSSGLGAAAGLATAVVAGALVALFGGSNLQVSGPTGAMTVVLVPIVAEYGPTGVLTVGLMAGVMLIALAALKAGRYMQYVPAPVVEGFTLGIACVIGLQQVPNALGVPKPEGDRVLVVTWRAIEEFAKSPNWTAVGFAVSVATVMLVGARWRPTVPFSILAVIAATVVAQAAGLDAAKPIGALPSGLPAPSLAFLDLGSLGSLLAPAVAVAALAALESLLSASVADGMTVGQKHDPDRELFGQGLANIAAPLFGGVPATGAIARTAVNVRTGASSRLAALTHAAILAVIVFAAAPLVSKIPLAALAGVLLATAIRMIEVGSLKAMAKATRSDALILVLTAVATLALDLVYAVIIGLAVAGALALRAVAKQARFDQVPLDRGDHSAEEHALLAEHIVAYRIDGPLFFAAAHRFLLELTEVADVRVVILRMSRVSTMDATGALVLKDAVEKLHRRGILVLASGVRPGQRQVLGSVGALDLLRHQGREYATTPEAIRAARDHLETAGVLPTLPAQKQPRISSGEALR; translated from the coding sequence ATGATCTCGCAGATCAGCCGGGTCTGGGCCCGGATCGCAGGACTGCTGCCTGCCCGCGCCGACCTGACGGAGATGCGCCGTGCCCCGCGTCGGGACCTGCTGGCCGGGCTGACGGTGGCCGTCGTGGCGCTGCCGCTCGCCCTCGGGTTCGGCGTCTCCTCGGGACTGGGAGCGGCGGCGGGCCTGGCGACCGCGGTGGTCGCGGGTGCGCTCGTCGCGCTCTTCGGGGGATCGAATCTGCAGGTGTCGGGGCCGACCGGCGCCATGACAGTGGTCCTCGTCCCCATCGTGGCCGAGTACGGGCCAACCGGCGTCCTCACGGTCGGTCTGATGGCCGGCGTCATGCTCATCGCCCTCGCCGCTCTCAAGGCAGGGCGCTATATGCAGTACGTCCCCGCGCCCGTCGTCGAGGGCTTCACGCTGGGCATCGCTTGCGTGATCGGCCTGCAGCAGGTCCCGAACGCGCTCGGCGTGCCCAAGCCCGAGGGCGACCGGGTGCTGGTGGTGACCTGGCGGGCGATCGAGGAGTTCGCCAAGTCCCCGAACTGGACCGCCGTCGGCTTCGCGGTCTCCGTCGCCACGGTCATGCTGGTCGGGGCGCGGTGGCGGCCGACCGTTCCGTTCTCGATCCTGGCCGTGATCGCCGCGACGGTGGTCGCGCAGGCCGCCGGCCTGGACGCCGCCAAGCCGATCGGAGCCCTGCCCTCCGGCCTCCCCGCACCCTCCCTCGCCTTCCTCGACCTCGGCTCTCTGGGCAGCCTGCTCGCCCCTGCGGTGGCGGTCGCCGCCCTGGCCGCCCTGGAGTCCCTGCTGTCCGCCTCGGTCGCCGACGGCATGACGGTCGGCCAGAAGCACGACCCCGACCGGGAGCTGTTCGGCCAGGGGCTCGCGAACATCGCCGCCCCGCTGTTCGGCGGGGTACCGGCGACCGGCGCCATCGCCCGCACCGCGGTCAACGTCCGCACCGGCGCGAGCTCCCGGCTCGCCGCTCTCACCCACGCCGCGATCCTCGCCGTGATCGTCTTCGCGGCGGCACCCCTGGTCTCGAAGATCCCGCTCGCCGCGCTCGCCGGCGTCCTGCTGGCCACCGCCATCCGCATGATCGAGGTCGGCTCGCTCAAGGCGATGGCGAAGGCGACCCGCTCCGACGCGCTGATCCTCGTCCTGACCGCCGTGGCGACGCTGGCCCTGGACCTCGTGTACGCCGTGATCATCGGCCTGGCCGTGGCGGGCGCCCTCGCCCTGCGCGCCGTGGCCAAGCAGGCCCGCTTCGACCAGGTGCCGCTCGACCGGGGCGACCACAGCGCCGAGGAACACGCCCTGCTGGCCGAACACATCGTCGCGTACCGCATCGACGGGCCCCTGTTCTTCGCCGCCGCCCACCGCTTCCTGCTGGAACTCACCGAAGTCGCCGACGTCCGCGTCGTGATCCTGCGCATGTCGCGGGTGTCGACGATGGACGCCACCGGCGCCCTGGTCCTCAAGGACGCGGTGGAGAAACTCCACCGGCGCGGCATCCTCGTCCTGGCCTCCGGCGTGCGCCCGGGCCAGCGCCAGGTCCTCGGCTCGGTCGGCGCGCTGGACCTGCTGCGCCACCAGGGCCGGGAGTACGCCACCACCCCCGAGGCGATCCGGGCCGCCCGCGACCACCTGGAGACGGCCGGAGTCCTGCCCACCCTTCCCGCACAGAAGCAGCCCCGAATCTCCAGCGGGGAAGCCCTCCGGTGA
- a CDS encoding ArsR/SmtB family transcription factor has protein sequence MSTPLYQLKAEFFKTLGHPARIRVLELLSEREHAVAEMLPEVGIEPAHLSQQLAVLRRANLVVTRKEGSTVYYALTSPHVAELLRVARTILSGVLAGQAELLADLQATQGQAKPPS, from the coding sequence GTGAGTACGCCGCTGTACCAACTGAAGGCCGAGTTCTTCAAGACGCTCGGCCACCCGGCGCGCATCCGGGTCCTGGAGCTGCTGAGCGAACGCGAGCACGCGGTCGCCGAGATGCTGCCCGAGGTGGGAATCGAGCCCGCGCACCTGTCCCAGCAACTCGCGGTACTGCGCCGGGCGAATCTGGTCGTGACCCGCAAGGAGGGCTCGACCGTGTACTACGCGCTGACCAGCCCGCACGTCGCGGAACTCCTCCGGGTCGCTCGCACGATCCTCTCCGGCGTGCTGGCCGGCCAGGCCGAGCTGCTCGCCGACCTGCAGGCCACGCAGGGGCAGGCGAAGCCGCCGTCATAG
- a CDS encoding DinB family protein, producing the protein MTGAADPKHFSPRWNDDTRPTPPAVGGERETLSAVLDWHRATFELKCAGLPPERLSERAVPPSGLSLHGMVRHLAGVERWWFRIQFAGENVPMLYYSDDDPDQDFDDLDGDIDEAFAVWRAECEHSRQITAAAASLDETGIRKRTGEPISLRRILVDMIAEYARHNGHADLLRECIDGSTGM; encoded by the coding sequence ATGACCGGCGCAGCCGACCCCAAGCACTTTTCACCCCGGTGGAACGACGACACCCGCCCCACCCCGCCCGCCGTCGGTGGCGAAAGGGAGACCCTGAGCGCGGTCCTCGACTGGCACCGGGCCACCTTCGAGCTCAAGTGCGCCGGGCTGCCCCCGGAGCGGCTGTCCGAACGGGCGGTGCCGCCCTCCGGACTGTCCCTGCATGGCATGGTGCGGCACCTGGCAGGCGTCGAGCGCTGGTGGTTCCGCATCCAGTTCGCCGGCGAGAACGTTCCGATGCTCTATTACTCCGACGATGATCCCGACCAGGACTTCGACGACCTGGATGGTGACATCGACGAAGCCTTCGCCGTCTGGCGAGCGGAGTGCGAGCACTCCAGGCAGATCACGGCCGCTGCCGCATCGCTGGATGAGACTGGGATCCGGAAGAGGACCGGCGAGCCGATCTCACTGCGAAGGATCTTGGTGGACATGATCGCTGAGTACGCGCGGCACAACGGCCATGCGGACCTCCTGCGCGAATGCATCGACGGCTCCACCGGAATGTGA
- a CDS encoding zinc-binding dehydrogenase, translating into MRAVVLHQFGPAENLRYETVPDPAPGPGEVRVLVKAAGVHQIETAMREGLEIGPPLPELPAIFGGEVAGIVESVGPDVDEAWIGAEVVTAHGRPGGYAELAVADVSSLHRIPAGLGYEAAVTMVVTGTTTIGLLDIAELTSGDTVLVTSAAGGIGRLVVQFARRLGATVIGAAGGPEKAAAVRELGADIAVDYNLPDWAGTVRGALDGRGVTVVLDGVEGDKGRAAFGLLAEGGRYVSIGAASREQFRPDEAELKERGVTFTDALARLLDGQDRPADETRALTAAADGTLVPAFQTFPLSQAATAHAALEARATTGKVVLVPDAHG; encoded by the coding sequence ATGCGCGCCGTCGTGCTGCACCAGTTCGGACCCGCTGAGAACCTCCGCTATGAGACGGTGCCCGATCCCGCACCAGGACCGGGCGAGGTCCGCGTCTTGGTGAAGGCCGCGGGCGTCCACCAGATCGAGACGGCGATGCGGGAAGGGCTGGAGATCGGTCCGCCGCTTCCCGAACTCCCGGCGATCTTCGGGGGAGAGGTGGCCGGCATCGTCGAGTCGGTCGGGCCGGACGTGGACGAGGCCTGGATCGGCGCCGAGGTGGTGACCGCGCACGGCAGGCCGGGAGGCTACGCCGAACTCGCCGTCGCCGATGTCTCGTCCCTGCACCGGATACCGGCCGGACTGGGGTACGAGGCCGCCGTCACGATGGTCGTCACCGGCACCACAACCATCGGCCTGCTCGACATCGCAGAGCTCACCTCCGGCGACACGGTCCTGGTCACCTCCGCGGCCGGTGGCATCGGCCGTCTGGTCGTCCAGTTCGCCCGCCGCCTCGGCGCCACGGTCATCGGCGCGGCGGGCGGACCGGAGAAGGCGGCAGCCGTGCGAGAGCTGGGAGCCGACATCGCCGTCGACTACAACCTGCCGGACTGGGCGGGCACCGTACGCGGCGCCTTGGACGGGCGCGGCGTCACGGTCGTTCTCGACGGTGTCGAGGGTGACAAGGGGCGGGCTGCCTTCGGGCTGCTGGCCGAGGGCGGACGTTACGTATCCATCGGCGCGGCCTCGCGGGAGCAATTCCGCCCCGATGAGGCGGAGTTGAAGGAACGCGGTGTGACCTTCACCGACGCACTGGCCCGGCTGCTGGACGGCCAGGACAGGCCCGCCGACGAGACCCGCGCGCTCACGGCGGCCGCCGACGGGACTCTGGTGCCCGCCTTTCAGACCTTCCCCCTGTCGCAGGCCGCTACGGCGCACGCCGCCCTGGAGGCGCGGGCTACAACAGGCAAGGTCGTCCTCGTCCCCGACGCCCACGGGTGA
- a CDS encoding pyridoxamine 5'-phosphate oxidase family protein: MSTDASSLTTQDLEFLRRPLHGFLSVAGGPLPPQPRPVWFEATAEGTIQLFTEPDSLKVRRLRRDPRASLVVAAPVGERERWLAVAGRTTVEPDGAHDLSVRLAARYWNLDDPARADDLAGILAADQVRIVIHPETVSRYTY; this comes from the coding sequence ATGAGCACCGACGCCAGTTCGCTGACCACCCAGGACCTCGAGTTCCTGCGACGCCCCCTGCACGGGTTCCTGTCCGTGGCCGGGGGGCCACTCCCGCCACAACCCCGGCCGGTGTGGTTCGAGGCCACGGCCGAAGGCACGATCCAACTGTTCACGGAGCCGGACTCGCTCAAAGTGCGGCGCCTGCGCCGCGACCCGCGCGCCTCGCTCGTCGTCGCCGCTCCAGTCGGTGAACGTGAGCGCTGGCTGGCGGTTGCCGGCCGCACCACGGTGGAACCCGACGGAGCACACGACCTGTCCGTCCGCCTGGCCGCTCGCTACTGGAACCTCGACGACCCGGCACGCGCCGACGACCTCGCCGGGATCCTGGCCGCAGACCAGGTCCGTATCGTCATCCACCCGGAGACCGTAAGTCGCTACACGTATTGA
- a CDS encoding AraC family transcriptional regulator: protein MDAFSDLFRGVRAHGSLFGSSTLSPPWALHFMDGAPLTLCTVLDGAGWIVPEHRPPEPLRARETIVVRGPATFTFVDEPGTRAEPVACGEHCAAPEEGGTRHRRGWNDHGGDAGEGGGATTLIVGAYPVRGEISRRLLDALPVVLRVGAGGTADPVLDHLAAEVAVDTPGQQVVLDRLLDWMLVCTLREWFDRPGGEPPAWWAAQQDPVVGDALRLLHAEPAAPWTVAALAEHTGVSRSTLAKRFADLVGEPPLTYLTRWRMTLAADLLVEQEAATVADIARAVGYSDPFGFSAAFKRVRGANPSEFRRTATTASPAAGVVRPVPARTTPVGSNA, encoded by the coding sequence GTGGACGCATTCAGTGACCTCTTCCGCGGCGTGCGAGCCCACGGCTCGTTGTTCGGCAGCTCGACCCTGTCCCCGCCCTGGGCGCTGCACTTCATGGACGGCGCGCCGCTGACCCTGTGCACCGTCCTTGACGGGGCGGGCTGGATCGTGCCGGAGCACCGTCCGCCCGAGCCGCTTCGCGCCCGCGAGACGATCGTCGTGCGCGGCCCCGCGACGTTCACCTTCGTCGACGAGCCCGGCACCCGGGCCGAACCGGTCGCGTGCGGCGAGCACTGCGCCGCGCCCGAGGAGGGGGGGACCCGGCACCGGCGCGGTTGGAACGATCACGGCGGGGACGCTGGTGAAGGCGGCGGTGCGACGACTCTGATCGTCGGCGCCTATCCGGTACGCGGCGAGATCAGCCGCCGACTGCTGGACGCGCTGCCCGTCGTACTGCGCGTGGGCGCCGGGGGCACGGCCGACCCCGTGCTGGACCATCTCGCCGCCGAGGTCGCCGTCGACACCCCGGGCCAGCAGGTAGTACTCGACCGGCTGCTGGACTGGATGCTGGTGTGCACGCTGCGCGAGTGGTTCGACCGGCCCGGCGGCGAGCCCCCTGCCTGGTGGGCCGCCCAGCAGGACCCGGTGGTCGGCGACGCTCTACGCCTGCTGCACGCCGAACCGGCGGCGCCATGGACGGTCGCCGCGCTGGCCGAGCACACCGGGGTGTCGCGTTCGACGCTGGCCAAACGGTTCGCCGACCTGGTCGGCGAACCGCCGCTGACCTACCTCACCCGCTGGCGCATGACGCTCGCGGCAGACCTACTGGTCGAGCAGGAGGCCGCAACCGTCGCGGACATTGCCCGCGCCGTGGGTTACTCCGACCCGTTCGGTTTCAGCGCAGCGTTCAAACGGGTCCGAGGCGCCAACCCGAGCGAGTTCCGGCGCACCGCGACGACTGCCTCCCCGGCGGCCGGGGTGGTGCGGCCTGTTCCAGCCCGCACCACCCCGGTCGGCTCGAACGCCTAG
- a CDS encoding FadR/GntR family transcriptional regulator: protein MANTPVRVPKMAELVAAQLRRKIVRGELAEGDALPAETALMAEFAVSRPTLREAFRVLESESLISVRRGARGGARVQVPEQTVAARYAGVVLEYRGTTLKDVYDARTVLEAPCAGLLAARRTDEDVARLRAAVAEAELLMDDPSAFIRAHMEFHALVVELAGNETLTVLTGMVRHIIDQANWSHVDLDAGTPENVRANRRGFRAHVALVDLVAARRAEAAEELWRVHLQEAEDYLLQNRSMTTVLDLLG from the coding sequence GTGGCGAACACGCCGGTACGGGTCCCCAAGATGGCCGAGCTGGTGGCGGCACAGCTGCGCCGCAAGATCGTGCGCGGGGAGTTGGCGGAGGGCGACGCGCTGCCCGCCGAAACGGCGCTGATGGCGGAGTTCGCCGTGTCGCGCCCGACGTTGCGCGAGGCGTTCCGGGTACTGGAGTCGGAGTCGCTGATCAGCGTGCGGCGAGGTGCGCGCGGCGGGGCCCGGGTGCAGGTGCCCGAGCAGACGGTGGCCGCGCGCTACGCGGGCGTGGTGCTGGAGTACCGCGGCACAACCCTGAAAGACGTCTACGACGCCCGTACGGTCCTGGAGGCACCGTGCGCCGGTCTGCTCGCCGCCCGACGCACGGACGAGGACGTGGCGCGACTGCGCGCAGCGGTCGCCGAGGCAGAGCTGCTGATGGACGACCCGTCGGCCTTCATCCGCGCCCATATGGAGTTCCACGCACTGGTGGTGGAACTCGCGGGCAATGAAACCCTGACCGTCCTGACAGGCATGGTCCGCCACATCATCGACCAGGCGAACTGGTCCCATGTGGACCTCGACGCGGGCACACCCGAGAACGTACGGGCCAACCGGCGGGGGTTCCGCGCCCACGTCGCCCTGGTCGACCTGGTCGCCGCGCGGCGCGCGGAGGCGGCGGAGGAGTTGTGGCGGGTGCATCTGCAGGAGGCGGAGGATTATCTGCTGCAGAACCGGTCGATGACGACGGTGCTGGACCTGCTGGGCTGA
- a CDS encoding Zn-ribbon domain-containing OB-fold protein → MTGRPVPVPTVLSEPFWAAARRGELVVPYCPSCDLRFFVPEPACPGCMSRDWRYEPSAGRGTVYSVTVVHRAPGPGFDTPFALAVIDLDDGGTLLSHVDAGTPDDVAIGMPVRVDFRPLTDEITLPYFVPDARN, encoded by the coding sequence ATGACCGGCAGACCTGTTCCGGTGCCGACGGTGCTGTCGGAGCCGTTCTGGGCGGCGGCCCGGCGCGGCGAACTGGTCGTCCCGTACTGCCCCTCCTGCGACCTGCGGTTCTTCGTGCCGGAACCGGCTTGCCCCGGGTGCATGTCGCGGGACTGGCGCTACGAGCCGAGCGCGGGCCGGGGGACGGTCTACTCGGTGACGGTGGTGCACCGAGCGCCGGGCCCGGGCTTCGACACCCCCTTCGCCCTCGCGGTGATCGACCTGGACGACGGCGGCACCCTGCTGTCCCACGTGGACGCCGGCACCCCGGACGACGTCGCGATCGGCATGCCCGTACGCGTGGACTTCCGCCCCCTCACCGACGAGATCACCCTGCCGTATTTCGTACCGGACGCGCGTAACTGA